A genomic window from Cucumis melo cultivar AY chromosome 8, USDA_Cmelo_AY_1.0, whole genome shotgun sequence includes:
- the LOC127150728 gene encoding uncharacterized protein LOC127150728, translating into MIEVYIFLSHFKFYPCGTKVNSFAIWAKPNKSFPIPNIFKLSNTCKSAKVEWDTLEVAFEGTSKVKISRLQILTSRFEALQMTEEETIVEFNVRVLDIANELDALGEKMSNSKLVWKLLRSLPSKFNMKVTMIEEANDLSKMKLDELFGSLRTFELHLGNSASRRKPCLALTSVKEESKKEYRIAKLKSQLHKHIGSQRNSHEASSTTQPRTSSSFLSGLYRRKDHERNDKDIGSSKIEKSGKGIRCHECEGFGHIQSECATYLKHKKKSLVATLSDEEDYSESDDEEVGMALISITTMNEEEATQVTSQASDQQKSMVDDCLNDSMVQGKWKEDQAIIIQQQERIQCLMEENQSFLSSIVTLKAELNKVKNQFEELTKFVKMLTNWSKKLDDLIGQGKRCNDKRGVGFTGRKSRGNRNTVFVRECDTQNSQTENARGEYTVDAALLFDNGYSRHMIGNVIFFSELSECNAGSVVFGDGGKGRIIGKGTINHPSSPYLLDVCLVHGLSANLISISQLCDQGYQDSEVNLCNLSKAEEASLWHKRLGHISGTSIAKVAKVDVIIGFPTLTFNPQDCCSDCPTGKQVKSSHKPSLQNLTRTVMESINVIIDNHEKVSNGSVDEEDGDIWAPYS; encoded by the exons atgatagaagtttatATTTTCTTATCCCACTTCAAGTTTTATCCATGTGGGACAAAGGTTAATAGCTTTGCTATTTGggccaagcccaataagtcatttccaataCCAAACATATTTAAGCTAAGCAATACCTGCAAGTCGGCCAAGGTCGAATGGGATACCCTGGAGGTAGCCTTTGAAGGAACGTCaaaggtgaaaatctcacggtTACAGATCCTGACATCTCGTTTCGAAGCACTTCAAATGACTGAAGAAGAAACTATCGTTGAGTTCAATGTTCGAGTACTTGACATTGCCAACGAATTAGATGCTCTAGGAGAAAAGATGTCTAATTCAAAACTTGTTTGGAAACTCCTTAGATCTCTACCATCGAAGTTCAACATGAAAGTCACTATGATCGAGGAAGCTAATGACCTGTCAAAAATGAAGCTAGATGAATTGTTCGGGTCATTACGTACGTTCGAATTACACCTGGGAAACAGTGCAAGCAGGAGGAAACCTTGTCTGGCTCTAACCTCAGTAAAGGAAGAATCCAAAAAGGAGTACAGG ATTGCAAAACTCAAGAGTCAGTTGCATAAACACATTGGCAGTCAACGCAACAGCCACGAAGCCTCCTCAACTACTCAACCTAGAACATCAAGCTCCTTTTTATCCGGACTGTACCGAAGGAAGGACCACGAACGAAATGATAAGGACATTGGCTCTTCAAAAATTGAAAAGTCTGGTAAAGGAATCAGGTGTCATGAGTGTGAAGGATTTGGACACATTCAATCTGAATGTGCAACCTATCTCAAACACAAAAAGAAGAGTCTGGTAGCCACCTtatcagatgaagaagactATTCCGAAAGTGATGATGAAGAAGTAGGAATGGCCTTGATCAGTATCACCACTATGAACGAAGAAGAAGCCACACAAGTGACCTCCCAAGCATCAGACCAGCAGAAATCAATGGTAGACGACTGTCTCAATGACAGTATGGTGCAAGGGAAGTGGAAGGAAGATCAAGCAATCATCATACAACAACAAGAAAGGATACAATGCTTGATGGAAGAAAATCAAAGCTTCTTATCCTCAATAGTTACTCTAAAAGCCgaattaaataaagtaaaaaatcaaTTTGAAGAACTAACCAAATTTGTAAAGATGTTGACAAACTGGTCTAAAAAACTAGATGATCTAATTGGTCAAGGAAAGAGATGCAATGACAAACGAGGTGTGGGTTTTACAGGAAGGAAAAGCAGAGGGAACAGGAACACTGTGTTTGTACGAGAGTGTGACACTCAGAATAGTCAGACAGAAAATGCAAGAGGGGAGTACACAGTGGATGCTGCCTTACTT TTTGATAATGGCTACTCCAGGCACATGATAGGGAATGTCATCTTCTTCTCAGAACTTAGCGAATGCAATGCAGGATCTGTGGTTTTTGGTGATGGAGGGAAAGGAAGAATCATTGGTAAAGGAACTATTAATCACCCTAGTTCACCCTATCTGCTTGATGTTTGCTTGGTACATGGGCTGTCAGCAAATCTGATCAGCATTAGTCAACTGTGCGATCAAGGATATCAA GATTCAGAGGTTAATTTATGCAATCTGTCAAAGGCGGAGGAGGCTAGCCTGTGGCACAAGCGATTGGGACACATCAGTGGAACGTCCATTGCCAAAGTTGCAAAGGTAGACGTCATTATAGGTTTTCCCACTCTCACTTTTAATCCTCAGGATTGCTGCTCGGATTGTCCTACTGGGAAGCAAGTCAAGTCATCCCATAAG CCGAGCCTACAGAATCTTACGAGAACAGTTATGGAGTCCATCAATGTCATCATAGATAATCATGAGAAAGTCTCTAATGGAAGcgttgatgaagaagatggagaTATCTGGGCTCCTTACTCCTAG